The Arachis hypogaea cultivar Tifrunner chromosome 19, arahy.Tifrunner.gnm2.J5K5, whole genome shotgun sequence genome has a window encoding:
- the LOC140182205 gene encoding uncharacterized protein — MSKEFKPQTPNDIDKHITVEIPDENERPNLRGVVQNYMVHAPCGPYNKNSPCMKNGSCSKFYSKEFRQRTLIDEAKFSKYRHTDNGRTVKKRECVLDNKFIVSYNPELLLKFGCHMNVEYTCQISSIKYLFKYVHKGNDRVTSTLYNVGDPSEATQVVDEIRNYYDCRYISTCEAVWHLFGHEIQERKNHL, encoded by the coding sequence ATGAGTAAGGAGTTCAAACCACAAACACCAAatgacatagacaaacatataacaGTTGAGATTCCTGATGAAAATGAAAGGCCAAATCTACGTGGAGTTGTTCAAAATTACATGGTACATGCTCCATGTGGTCCGTACAATAAGAATTCACCTTGCATGAAGAATGGATCCTGTTCAAAGTTCTATTCCAAAGAGTTTAGACAGCGAACACTCATTGATGAAGCCAAATTTTCCAAATATAGGCATACCGATAACGGTCGAACAGTGAAGAAAAGGGAATGTGTACTAGATAATAAGTTCATTGTTTCGTATAATCCAGAATTGTTGCTCAAGTTTGGGTGCCACATGAATGTGGAATACACATGCCAAATAAGTTCTATTAAGTATCTGTTTAAATATGTACACAAGGGTAATGACCGCGTAACATCTACTCTATACAACGTTGGTGATCCGTCAGAAGCCACACAAGTTGTTGACGAAATTAGGAATTACTATGATTGTAGGTACATTTCGACATGTGAGGCAGTTTGGCATTTATTTGGACATGAAATCCAAGAGAGAAAGAACCATTTGTGA
- the LOC140182206 gene encoding uncharacterized protein has translation MAANMSYPYARSLTYAEFPTKFVWKDDASKWFPRKQGFTIGRLTHVPAELTMSDDEIKQLCLMDIDKILHSYGKILKDYPPMPLATEVDSSLLTKRVIREELNFNRDDLKKNASDMLSIATLEQKYAFNKIVTAVYCDEGFFSVYGHGGTEKIFLWNLMFTEIRSRGDIVLNVASCGIASLLLSNGRTAHSRFKIPLNITEYSICNIKPGSPPAILLLKAKLIIWDEAPVDGLIG, from the exons ATGGCGGCGAATATGTCATATCCCTATGCTCGAAGTTTGACTTATGCTGAGTTTCCAACCAAGTTTGTTTGGAAGGACGATGCTTCAAAGTGGTTTCCTCGAAAGCAAGGTTTCACAATTGGAAGGTTGACTCATGTACCTGCAG AGTTAACCATGTCAGATGATGAGATTAAGCAGTTGTGCTTAATGGATATAGACAAGATCTTACATTCCTATGGTAAAATCTTGAAAGACTATCCTCCTATGCCTTTAGCAACTGAAGTTGATAGTTCTTTGTTAACCAAAAGGGTTATCAGGGAAGAGCTAAATTTTAACAGGGATGATTTAAAGAAAAATGCCTCAGACATGTTATCCATCGCAACACTTGAGCAGAAATATGCATTCAATAAAATTGTTACAGCTGTGTATTGTGATGAAGGGTTTTTTTCTGTGTATGGTCATGGGGGTACTGAAAAAATATTTCTCTGGAACCTTATGTTTACTGAGATTCGCTCAAGGGGTGATATTGTATTAAACGTTGCTTCATGTGGTATTGCATCTTTACTTCTTTCCAATGGAAGAACGGCACACTCAAGGTTCAAAATACCGCTGAATATAACTGAGTATTCTATATGTAACATCAAACCTGGTTCCCCTCCAGCAATATTGCTGTTGAAAGCCAAACTTATAATTTGGGATGAGGCTCCAGTGGATGGTCTAATAGGTTGA